The genome window CGACTGAGCGTCGTCGCCACAGTTCCCGCAAACATCGACGACCCACGCGATGGCACCGAAACCGGCACTTCACCCAAACTAAGATCTTCAAACAATGCTTCCTTTGCCTGGCGACAGGCGTGGATCAATGCCAGAAACTGCCAATCATCAATCGTCTTACCTTCGCCATCCATTTGATAGCGCAACACATGCGCCAACGCCAAATCGAGATTGTCGCCACCGAGCAGCAAATGTTCGCCGACGCTAATACGCTCCAGCTCCAAGTCGCCATCCACTTCGGACACACAGATCAGGCTAAAGTCAGAGGTGCCGCCACCGACATCGCAGACCAAAATAATGTCGCCCGTGCTCACTGCTTTGCGCCAATCAGCGCCCGCCTGCGAGAGCCAGGCATAAAACGCAGCTTGCGGCTCTTCCATCAAAGTGACCGCGCCCAAGCCAGCCGCTTCCGCCGCTTCGTAAGTCAAGGAACGCGCGACTTCGTCGAACGACGCAGGCACCGTCAAAATAACATTGGTATTTTCAACCGACCAGTCACTGCTCGCCGCCTGTCCCGCCGCGGTAAAACCATACGCGAGATGTTCCAGATACAAACGCGAGGCATCGATCGGTGACAGCTTATCGGTCACACTGGTGGACTGCCACGGCAGAATCGGCTGACGATGATCAATCTGTGTGCTGCACAGCCACGACTTGGCCGAAGCGACCAGACGGTCTGGCACTTGCGCACCATGTTGACGCGCAAACGCTCCCACGATCCGCGAGCCCGACGACTCAAAGCCAGGTAGATTAAACGCATCCGCCGGAAATTCATCCGCCGCCGCGATATACACATTCGACGGCAAGCCCGAACGCTCCTCTACCGTGTTCGGCCCAACCGCCTGCAACACCGAGAGATCATTCAATTTCCCGTCAGCCAGCGTAGCGACCGTCAAGGCCGAGTTGCTAGTGCCAAGGTCGATTCCAAGACTATACTGTTTCGACATTTTTTATTTAATTTAAACTGAATTTATCGCCATTAAAGCAGTGCGCTCTAGCCAAACAGCTGGCTTTCGTTAGTTGCTACCAAGCAAGTTATAAGCCAACCAAACTACCTACCGAACCTCCACCTCTGCAGCAGCCAGCAAGTGAGCCCCCTTCGCATTTGCGCGGTCGCCCATCACTTTCGGCAAGCTGATGGAGGCCGTCTTCCAGCCCTTATGCTTTAAGGTGCCGGTATGTGGTGGTTGACCTTCGATCTTACCGCTGAGGCGATAATCGCCACGCTCGTAATCTTCGGCCAGTGTGATGCTTTGGTTCTCGGCCACAGTTGCGACGGGCTCGATTTTAAAATTACTCTGCATGACCGACTGGCAGCCCTGATGCACGAAGCGGGCAGCAGCCGCGATCTGGACGTCGGGCACGCTTTTGATGTCATCCATCACGAAATCGAGGAAACGTCCTTTTTCTTGCAACAGTGACAGCAGTTGAGCGACTTGCACCTCGCCACTTTGCTCAGGAATCGCCGCGATTTCAGGCGCGCGAGTCTCTGGGACGCTTGGAGCAGGCTCTGACTCTGCCGCAACAGGCTCAGACTTCACACAGCAGCTACTTTTCACGCAGAACGAGAGCACACAAATAACAAGCGCCAGCGCAATCACCGCATAGGCCAATAATTGCGATTTTTCCGCAAATGCAGGCTGAGTCGAAAGCACGCCAAGCACCGCAACGGTGAGGCTAAGAATGATGATAAATGGTTTTGTCATAGTCTAAAAATGGAAGGTCGCTAGGTTCCCGATCTGAGCAACAGAGGCAAGCAGACAATTTTGATCTACGAAAGTGCCAAACAAGCACGCCACCGACCCAAAACGCCGCGAGCGGCGTAACCACAACCATTATCCCATCCAGAAATAATACTGTTTGTGGTTATCGCGCTTGCGCGCATATGCAGCGTGCAAGTCACTCACCCTAAGCACGCCACCGACCCAAAACGCCGCGAGCGGCGTAACCACAACCATTATCCCGTCCAGAGATAATACTGTTTGTGGTTATCGCGCTTGCACGCATATGCAGCGTGCAAGTCACTCACCCAAAGCACGCCACCGACCCAAAACGCCGCGAGCGGCGTAACCACAACCATTATCCCGTCCAGAGATAATGTTGTTTGTGGTTATCGCGCTTGCGCGCATATGCAGTGTGCAAGTCACTCACCCTAAGCACGCCACCGACCCAAAACGCCGCGAGCGGCGTAACCACAACCATTATCCCGTCCAGAGATAATGTTGTTTGTGGTTATCGCGCTTGCGCGCATATGCAGCGTGCAAGTCACTCACCCTAAGCACGCCAACGACCCAAAACGCCGCGAGCGGCGTAACCACAACCATTATCCCGTCCAGAGATAATACTGTTTGTGGTTATCGCGCTTGCGCGCATATGCAGCGTGCAAGTCACTCACCCTAAGCACGCCAACGACCCAAAACGCCGCGAGCGGCGTAACCATAACAATTATCCCGTCCAGAAATAATGTTGTTTGTGGTTATCGCGCTTGCGCGCATATGCAGCGTGCAAGTCACTCACCCTAAGCACGCCAACGACCCAAAACGCCGCGAGCGGCGTAACCACAACCATTATCCCGTCCAGAGATAATACTGTTTGTGGTTATCGCGCTTGCACGCATCCCCGAATTCCAAGCAACCTGCGCCCTAAAATGCCTTTTCCAACCAATCCGCTAGTTTTAGCAGTTTTCATACGTTCCGGACTTTCCAACTCGGTGAATCCATGTTCATCTATTTCCTTTAATTACACTCACCGCTGAGAACCAAGATGATCGGACTCATAGAAAACGCAGGAGGCACCCCCGTCACACAGGGCTATCTCGTCGCGCTCATTGACTCGATTTTCAAAGAAGGTGGCACTTTACAAACCGTCCTCGAACTCGACCACCGTCCGCAACAAGCGGCCATGGCACTGAGCACCGCGCAGTCGCTAGAGACGAATAAGCCCCTGCTCTTCGAAGCTGGCACCGGTGTCGGCAAGAGCCTCGCCTACCTGATCCCTGGCCTGATCCACTCGATCAATACTGAGCGACCGCTCATCGTCTCCAGTCATACGATCACTCTGCAGGAACAAATCCGCAGCAAGGATCTGAAAATCTGCCGCCAATTGTTCAACGCCGTGCCCGAACTGAAGCGCTACGCTGAGTTCAAAACCGCACTCATGGTCGGCAAAGGCAACTACTGCTGCACGACCCGTCTAAGCAACGCCATCAAAGATGCGCAATCCGGCAAACAAACCGAATTCCTCGAAAGCGACGCCAAGAAAGAACTGATCC of Lentimonas sp. CC4 contains these proteins:
- a CDS encoding Hsp70 family protein translates to MSKQYSLGIDLGTSNSALTVATLADGKLNDLSVLQAVGPNTVEERSGLPSNVYIAAADEFPADAFNLPGFESSGSRIVGAFARQHGAQVPDRLVASAKSWLCSTQIDHRQPILPWQSTSVTDKLSPIDASRLYLEHLAYGFTAAGQAASSDWSVENTNVILTVPASFDEVARSLTYEAAEAAGLGAVTLMEEPQAAFYAWLSQAGADWRKAVSTGDIILVCDVGGGTSDFSLICVSEVDGDLELERISVGEHLLLGGDNLDLALAHVLRYQMDGEGKTIDDWQFLALIHACRQAKEALFEDLSLGEVPVSVPSRGSSMFAGTVATTLSRATLSQIALDGFLPMIEPTVMPEERSSAGLQEFGLSYEADPVLSKHLARFLTRSLQNVQANPALAGKFNESALGGTFLRPTAVLFNGGFFNAAPARERVLSLLNQWTGEATVRELAGARYDKAVAHGAAYYGLNQLTGSGVRVKAGASRSYYIGLETAGLAIPGFKPPLKALCVVPQGMEEGTEEVLDSKEFGLVTGEEVTFRFFSSSVRSGDVVGTVLSDAERELEETLELKTVLTPLEGHATGEAVPVKIHAKVTEMGTLDLWMQHTRSDHKWKLEFAVRTN
- a CDS encoding DUF2760 domain-containing protein codes for the protein MTKPFIIILSLTVAVLGVLSTQPAFAEKSQLLAYAVIALALVICVLSFCVKSSCCVKSEPVAAESEPAPSVPETRAPEIAAIPEQSGEVQVAQLLSLLQEKGRFLDFVMDDIKSVPDVQIAAAARFVHQGCQSVMQSNFKIEPVATVAENQSITLAEDYERGDYRLSGKIEGQPPHTGTLKHKGWKTASISLPKVMGDRANAKGAHLLAAAEVEVR